In a genomic window of Candidatus Dormiibacterota bacterium:
- a CDS encoding long-chain fatty acid--CoA ligase, which yields MQSTMQDGDLTITDILRRGAQVYPESQVVSFEGEGSRRGTFAEVAERAARLAGALKRLGIQSGDRVGTLSWNHQEHLEAYLAVPCMGAVLHTLNLRLNPDQLAYVINHAEDRVILVDASLVPLLAKIRSDLTTVEHLILVGEGDASALGDGVLDYEDLLAAESPEYDWPELGEKTAAAMCYTTGTTGAPKGVVYSHRSICLHSLAEWGAFSLKEADRALVIVPMFHVNAWGIPYTAFMLGADLLMPGRFLQPEPLCRFIQAERPTFAAGVPTIWQGVLQHIEAHPADLTSMKTIICGGSAVPRSLMERFEKNHGLRIIQAWGMTETSPIGAIAIPPRGVPPEEEMDWRSKTGRVVAGVRLRIVDDSGKVQPWDGESVGEIEVRGPWIAASYFKDPAPDKFHDGWLRTGDVGCVDSRGFIQITDRSKDVIKSGGEWISSVALETMLIGHPDVLDAAVIAVPDQRWDERPLASVVLKPGSTTTPEDLREFIAGQVAKFWVPERWAVVDEIPKTSVGKYDKKVLRAMYADGKLPAVELGAAQRR from the coding sequence ATGCAGAGCACGATGCAGGACGGGGACCTGACCATCACGGACATCCTCCGGCGTGGGGCGCAGGTCTACCCGGAGAGCCAGGTGGTCAGCTTCGAGGGCGAGGGCAGCCGCCGGGGCACCTTCGCCGAGGTCGCCGAGCGGGCGGCGCGGCTCGCGGGCGCCCTGAAGCGGCTCGGCATCCAGTCCGGAGACCGTGTCGGCACCCTCTCCTGGAACCACCAGGAGCACCTCGAGGCCTACCTCGCCGTTCCCTGCATGGGCGCGGTCCTCCACACCCTCAACCTTCGCCTCAACCCGGATCAGCTCGCCTACGTCATCAACCACGCCGAGGACCGCGTCATCCTGGTTGACGCCTCGCTGGTCCCGCTGCTGGCGAAGATCCGGTCGGACCTCACCACCGTCGAGCACCTCATCCTGGTCGGTGAGGGCGACGCCTCCGCCCTCGGCGACGGCGTGCTCGACTACGAGGACCTGCTCGCTGCCGAGTCGCCGGAGTACGACTGGCCCGAGCTGGGCGAGAAGACGGCGGCGGCGATGTGCTACACGACCGGCACCACCGGCGCGCCCAAGGGCGTCGTGTACAGCCACCGCTCGATCTGCCTGCACTCCCTCGCCGAGTGGGGTGCGTTCTCGCTCAAGGAGGCCGACCGCGCCCTCGTCATCGTCCCGATGTTCCACGTCAACGCGTGGGGCATCCCCTACACCGCGTTCATGCTCGGCGCCGACCTGCTGATGCCGGGCCGGTTCCTGCAGCCCGAGCCGCTGTGCAGGTTCATCCAGGCGGAGCGCCCCACCTTCGCCGCCGGCGTGCCCACCATCTGGCAGGGCGTGCTCCAGCACATCGAGGCGCATCCCGCCGACCTCACCAGCATGAAGACGATCATCTGCGGCGGCTCCGCGGTGCCGCGCTCGCTGATGGAGCGCTTCGAGAAGAACCACGGGTTGCGCATCATCCAGGCCTGGGGGATGACCGAGACCAGCCCCATCGGCGCCATCGCCATCCCGCCGCGTGGCGTTCCGCCCGAGGAGGAGATGGACTGGCGGAGCAAGACCGGCCGCGTCGTCGCCGGGGTGCGGCTGCGCATCGTCGACGATTCGGGGAAGGTGCAGCCGTGGGACGGCGAGTCGGTCGGCGAGATCGAGGTGCGCGGTCCGTGGATCGCCGCGTCGTACTTCAAGGATCCCGCTCCCGACAAGTTCCACGACGGCTGGCTGCGCACCGGTGACGTGGGCTGCGTCGACTCGCGCGGCTTCATCCAGATCACCGACCGCTCCAAGGACGTGATCAAGTCCGGCGGTGAGTGGATCTCGTCGGTGGCGCTGGAAACGATGCTCATCGGACATCCCGATGTGCTCGACGCCGCGGTGATCGCGGTGCCCGACCAGCGCTGGGACGAGCGGCCGCTCGCGTCGGTCGTGCTCAAGCCCGGCAGCACGACGACACCCGAGGACCTGCGCGAGTTCATCGCGGGCCAGGTTGCGAAGTTCTGGGTGCCGGAGCGATGGGCGGTGGTCGACGAGATCCCGAAGACCAGCGTCGGCAAGTACGACAAGAAGGTTCTGCGCGCGATGTACGCGGACGGCAAGCTTCCCGCCGTCGAGCTCGGCGCCGCCCAGCGTCGCTGA